The Gammaproteobacteria bacterium genomic interval GGGCGTTGCGATGCCGCTGAAATATCAGTTTGGTATCGACTCAGCGGTCTTCTATGCGGGGATTACCCATGGCACCCTGTTTCTTATCTATATGGTGGCATCACTCTCGATCAGCCATCAGCAGGGGTGGTCGATTATCAAATGGTTGGCAATCTTTCTAGCGGGTATTTTTCCCTTTGGTTTTTTAATTGTCGATAGCGTATTGAAACAACCCTCCTCCTTCGCTGCTGCGGTTG includes:
- a CDS encoding DUF3817 domain-containing protein → MKIFRLISFVEGISLIVLLGVAMPLKYQFGIDSAVFYAGITHGTLFLIYMVASLSISHQQGWSIIKWLAIFLAGIFPFGFLIVDSVLKQPSSFAAAVENS